Part of the Labrenzia sp. PHM005 genome is shown below.
TGAATCGGGCTTCGGCGGCTTCCGCATCGGTATAGACAAACCCTTGGGTCAGATACATGGCCTCGGACGTTTCGCCGAACGGTGAACGGGTGGTGCCGCCATGAACGAGTGCGGTTGCAGGGCGCCAGTTGGTTCCGGCGGTGTTCTTGGTGTCAGTCATGTCGATATTCGCTCCAAACGAAAAAACCCCAGCCTCAAGACCGGGGTTCGCACCTCCGGCCTATTTAGCGACTTATTTAACGTGGCTGCAAGCCGGCCGGCCCAAATCACCACGAGTTGGCTTTCACTTAAGCGAAAACGGCGGATTGGTCAATCTTGAGCCAAGGATTTCCTCGATCTAAGCAGAAAGTCTGTTGGCCTGACCCGCTGCATCCGCTAAGGACGGTAGACGACGAGTGCAGGATGAATTGATGAACGTTACAGCGGACCCAGCCACCACCGGAAGCGCGCTGCTTGAGGCCAGCGGGATTTTGCCCGAGCGCGTCATTCACGCCATGTTCGCGGCACAGGAGATTTCCTCTGAAATGCCACCGGTCACCGGCCAGGTTCAACCGGCCAGCCTGGATCTGCGGCTCGGGTCTGTTGCTTACCGGGTGCGCGCAAGTTTTCTGCCAGGTCCGGACATTAAAGTGGCCGACCGGCTGGAGCAGCTGAAGTTGCACACAATAGACCTGCAAGAGGGTGCGGTTCTTGAGACGGGGTGCGTCTACATCGTTCCCTTGCAGGAAAGCCTGGCGCTGCGAACCGACATTTCGGCAACCGCAAATCCGAAAAGCTCGACCGGCCGTCTGGACGTCTTTACACGGGTCATCACCGACAACGGTCAGGCCTTCGACACCATACCAGCTGGCTATACCGGCCCGCTATATGCCGAAATCTCGCCGCTCACGTTTCCGATCCTGGTGCGCTCCGGTTCGCGGCTCAGCCAGATCCGCTTCCGGCGTGGACAATCCCTGATCCCGGATGCCGATTTGGAGAACATCCATCAGGCAGAAACCCTGATGAGCGGTGGCAATGAGCGGATTGGCGGCGGGGTGCAGCTGTCTATTGATTTGGAAGGCACCGGCCCTGGCAGCCTGGTCGGTTATCGCGCCAAACATCACTCCGGCTTGATTGATGTTGATAAAGTCGGTGCACAGGACCCGCTCGATTTCTGGGAACCGATCTACCGGCGCC
Proteins encoded:
- a CDS encoding 2'-deoxycytidine 5'-triphosphate deaminase; amino-acid sequence: MNVTADPATTGSALLEASGILPERVIHAMFAAQEISSEMPPVTGQVQPASLDLRLGSVAYRVRASFLPGPDIKVADRLEQLKLHTIDLQEGAVLETGCVYIVPLQESLALRTDISATANPKSSTGRLDVFTRVITDNGQAFDTIPAGYTGPLYAEISPLTFPILVRSGSRLSQIRFRRGQSLIPDADLENIHQAETLMSGGNERIGGGVQLSIDLEGTGPGSLVGYRAKHHSGLIDVDKVGAQDPLDFWEPIYRRQNAELILDPDAFYILVSQEAVHVPPDYAAEMVPFDPLVGEFRVHYAGFFDPGFGHAGAGGIGSRAVLEVRSHDVPFIVEHGQTIGRLVYEHMAERPATLYGEGIGSNYQGQALKLSKHFRAVE